A single region of the Natronorubrum daqingense genome encodes:
- a CDS encoding bacterio-opsin activator domain-containing protein: MSDAPIPTGDVLRVLVVGDSNSIDATMSTLTSQFDSISLVRERSLSSALERLARLDIHCVVCQFDPDSSEPPPIAGIRTRSDSVPIVAVTGRAADARTEVRALEAGASVVVDSEVPASLVGTRVKTAARQYQHAMESDGSTESILERSDALVCVLDESATISSASGAVDERLDYTPAELEGEEFTQLVHPDDRERVQTAFERVSTGPLGANERVSARISHGDGTWNAFALSYRNRLADPQVTGVVLTLLPVPTPSTGSVDSARAVLERIGDPLFTLGPQWEIRLANAAARDLFETTASSLAGTVVWDLLDERVRSVFYERALEAARTNSVVEFETPYPSLESRLAVTVYPDADAGDDADSGDDSTEDAGSGNRFTVYARAVPPDGATTVDRSRFDLLESVVDALGDGVLVLEGETISFANATTLEWTGTDTLVNRRLETVFDDALAAAIHDRASSPLVRWMDPLTGTLTASDDSLPVDVFVTPLSTDDRTLCVVRDRTRSAAGTLATLESATDEIRGAGSFSGVTAAVLEAVLAYSGGDLGVWYRLEDDALRPETVVTPTSRSPGELASIDRDTPPLTQLLEHEADGFDSSVRGESEIAEPPEITATVFDRAECESLLTQMGLRAERLLVVSAPPHGIALVASSDPLAFERIDRDPLVTIGRVGATALDALESAAARRTDRAENRRLETALERCQRLREHERDILACDSRSEIERTCCEAATSIPLEESAGAIELAWIGRVDTGSERIVPEAWAGDDGDDLVPVAIPSDAIDPRRSKTDDANQEDTHPAALAATTLEPVVVDAIDAIDADGTQPDQGWRRRALEEGRRSALAVPLVVDGRCYGTLTAFADTPSAFDDSIRERYLELATVTSYALAADERKRALLADRITELEVSVRRDDDGDGDALSAIAHEVGGELTVQAIVPRATGASTVYCAVRDDEGGTAQSVVDAVESVETGRRVGDESDSLYEFVLAESTVAESLATHGATVRSVAPAGDRTRFVLEVPSSTDVRSILEVLERSNGDVDLLARRDRDRSIHSGQPFDADLRRALSERQLRTLEAAYYSGFFAWPRESTGEEVADSLGVSQPTFSRHLRVAQGKVFSSLFDDRA, translated from the coding sequence GTGAGTGACGCCCCCATTCCTACTGGTGACGTGCTCCGCGTTCTCGTCGTCGGCGACTCGAACTCGATCGACGCGACGATGTCCACGCTCACTTCGCAGTTCGATTCGATCTCGCTCGTTCGCGAACGCTCACTCTCGAGCGCCCTCGAGCGACTCGCTCGCCTCGATATTCACTGCGTCGTCTGTCAGTTCGACCCCGACTCGAGTGAGCCACCTCCGATCGCAGGGATTCGCACGCGAAGCGACAGCGTTCCGATCGTCGCCGTCACCGGACGCGCGGCGGATGCGAGGACGGAAGTGCGGGCGCTCGAGGCCGGAGCGAGCGTCGTCGTCGATTCCGAGGTTCCCGCGTCGCTCGTCGGGACGCGTGTGAAAACTGCTGCGCGACAGTATCAACACGCGATGGAATCCGACGGCTCCACGGAGTCGATTCTCGAGCGATCCGACGCCCTCGTCTGCGTCCTCGACGAGTCGGCGACGATCAGCTCCGCGAGCGGTGCCGTCGACGAGCGACTGGACTACACGCCCGCGGAACTCGAGGGGGAGGAATTCACCCAACTCGTCCACCCGGACGACCGCGAGCGGGTCCAGACTGCCTTCGAACGCGTCTCGACGGGCCCACTCGGTGCAAACGAGCGCGTCTCGGCACGGATCAGCCACGGCGACGGCACTTGGAACGCGTTCGCCCTCTCGTATCGAAACCGGCTCGCCGATCCGCAGGTCACGGGCGTCGTCCTCACGCTCTTACCCGTTCCGACTCCATCAACTGGGTCCGTTGACTCGGCTCGAGCCGTTCTCGAGCGGATTGGGGACCCCCTGTTCACCCTCGGTCCGCAGTGGGAGATCCGGTTGGCGAACGCCGCGGCCCGCGACCTGTTCGAGACGACGGCGTCGTCGCTCGCGGGGACCGTCGTCTGGGACCTTCTCGACGAACGCGTCAGGTCGGTGTTTTACGAGCGAGCGCTCGAGGCCGCCCGGACGAACTCGGTCGTCGAGTTCGAGACGCCGTATCCGTCCCTCGAGAGCCGACTCGCAGTTACGGTCTACCCCGACGCGGACGCCGGGGACGACGCGGACAGCGGAGACGACAGTACGGAGGATGCGGGCAGCGGAAACAGGTTCACCGTGTACGCACGGGCGGTCCCGCCCGACGGTGCCACGACCGTCGACAGATCCCGATTCGATCTGCTCGAGTCCGTCGTCGACGCGCTCGGCGACGGCGTTCTCGTCCTCGAGGGGGAGACGATTTCGTTCGCGAACGCCACGACGCTCGAGTGGACTGGAACTGACACGCTCGTCAATCGCCGACTCGAGACCGTGTTCGACGACGCGCTCGCAGCCGCGATTCACGACCGCGCGAGTTCGCCGCTCGTCCGGTGGATGGACCCACTCACGGGCACGCTCACCGCTAGCGACGATTCGCTGCCAGTCGACGTATTCGTCACCCCACTCTCGACTGACGACCGAACGCTCTGCGTCGTCCGGGATAGAACTCGATCGGCAGCCGGCACGCTCGCCACGCTCGAGTCGGCGACCGACGAAATCCGGGGGGCCGGGAGTTTCTCAGGCGTCACGGCGGCCGTTCTCGAGGCCGTCCTCGCGTACAGCGGGGGCGACCTCGGTGTCTGGTACCGACTCGAGGACGACGCTCTTCGACCGGAAACTGTCGTCACTCCGACCTCGCGTTCTCCCGGCGAACTCGCGTCGATCGACCGCGACACGCCTCCCCTTACGCAATTGCTCGAGCACGAGGCGGACGGGTTCGACTCGAGCGTGCGAGGTGAGTCAGAGATAGCCGAGCCACCTGAAATCACCGCAACCGTCTTCGACCGCGCGGAGTGCGAGTCGCTGCTCACACAGATGGGACTCCGTGCGGAGCGCCTGCTCGTCGTCTCTGCACCCCCACACGGGATCGCTCTCGTGGCCAGTTCCGATCCATTGGCGTTCGAGCGAATCGACCGAGACCCACTCGTCACCATCGGCCGAGTGGGTGCAACTGCGCTCGACGCCCTCGAATCCGCGGCAGCTCGCCGGACGGACCGTGCTGAGAACCGCCGACTCGAGACGGCCCTCGAGCGCTGCCAGCGTCTCCGCGAGCACGAACGGGACATCCTGGCCTGTGATTCTCGCAGCGAGATCGAACGAACGTGCTGTGAGGCCGCGACTTCGATCCCCCTCGAGGAGTCCGCCGGAGCGATCGAGTTGGCGTGGATCGGTCGCGTCGACACCGGGTCCGAACGAATCGTGCCGGAGGCATGGGCGGGGGACGACGGCGACGACCTCGTGCCGGTGGCGATCCCGTCCGACGCCATCGATCCCCGCCGCTCGAAGACCGACGACGCGAACCAGGAGGACACGCACCCGGCCGCGCTCGCTGCGACGACGCTCGAACCGGTCGTCGTCGACGCCATCGACGCCATCGACGCCGACGGAACGCAACCGGATCAGGGGTGGCGGCGACGAGCGCTCGAGGAGGGTCGACGATCCGCGCTGGCCGTCCCACTCGTCGTCGACGGACGCTGTTATGGCACGCTCACCGCGTTCGCAGACACGCCGTCGGCGTTCGACGACTCCATTCGCGAGCGCTATCTGGAGCTCGCGACGGTCACGAGCTACGCGCTCGCCGCGGACGAACGCAAACGAGCGCTCCTCGCGGATCGGATCACCGAACTCGAGGTGTCCGTTCGACGCGATGACGACGGCGACGGTGACGCGCTCTCGGCCATCGCTCACGAGGTCGGCGGGGAACTCACCGTGCAGGCCATCGTTCCGCGAGCGACGGGCGCGTCGACGGTGTACTGTGCCGTCCGGGATGACGAGGGCGGTACCGCCCAGTCCGTCGTCGACGCCGTCGAATCGGTCGAGACCGGTCGGCGCGTCGGCGACGAGTCCGATTCGCTGTACGAGTTCGTCCTCGCCGAATCCACCGTCGCGGAGTCACTCGCAACTCACGGGGCCACGGTTCGGTCGGTCGCACCCGCTGGCGATCGAACCCGATTCGTGCTCGAGGTGCCCAGCTCGACCGACGTGAGATCGATCCTCGAGGTGCTCGAGCGAAGCAACGGCGACGTCGACTTACTGGCTCGTCGGGACCGCGACCGCTCGATTCACTCCGGCCAACCGTTCGACGCCGACCTTCGCCGGGCGCTTTCCGAACGACAGCTCCGAACGCTCGAGGCGGCCTACTACAGCGGCTTCTTCGCGTGGCCCCGGGAGAGCACCGGCGAGGAAGTGGCCGATTCGCTGGGCGTCTCCCAACCGACGTTCAGCCGTCACCTCCGGGTCGCACAGGGGAAGGTGTTCTCGTCGCTCTTCGACGACCGGGCGTGA
- a CDS encoding helix-turn-helix domain-containing protein → MSTEHQEYDRDGTVLESQADGGIVTQLRLEHPSLLLGPTLRRVPTVTVTPEYWTTVETGRTLVFCSVSGESFDAFETALEVDPTVTEPVLVDRYPDRRIYRVVRTDETIPIIARAASVGGRLLDLSSSRDGWLAQFHFPSRDRLISFNECCREREISVSVDHLRVSDDDDDGVVALTDKQQQLLAVAYEEGYFEVPRGISQDELAERLGVSKSAVSQRLRRAIGQLCTSTLRRM, encoded by the coding sequence GTGAGCACCGAACACCAAGAATACGACCGAGACGGGACGGTTCTCGAGTCGCAGGCCGACGGCGGCATCGTCACCCAACTCCGCCTCGAGCACCCGTCGCTGTTGCTCGGACCGACGCTGCGTCGCGTGCCGACCGTGACGGTCACCCCGGAGTACTGGACGACCGTCGAGACCGGTCGCACGCTCGTGTTCTGTTCCGTCTCCGGCGAGTCGTTCGACGCCTTCGAGACGGCCCTCGAGGTCGATCCCACGGTTACCGAACCGGTGCTCGTCGATCGCTATCCCGACCGACGAATCTATCGCGTCGTTCGAACCGACGAGACGATCCCGATCATCGCTCGAGCCGCGTCGGTTGGCGGCCGCCTGCTCGACCTCTCGAGTTCGCGCGACGGCTGGCTCGCGCAGTTTCATTTCCCCAGCCGAGACCGACTGATTTCGTTCAACGAGTGCTGCCGAGAGCGAGAGATTTCGGTCTCTGTCGATCATCTTCGGGTGTCGGACGACGACGACGACGGCGTCGTCGCACTGACGGACAAACAACAACAACTCCTCGCCGTCGCCTACGAGGAGGGCTACTTCGAGGTGCCTCGTGGCATCTCACAGGACGAACTGGCCGAGCGACTCGGCGTCTCGAAATCCGCCGTCTCACAGCGGTTACGTCGGGCCATCGGGCAACTTTGTACGTCGACGCTGCGTCGAATGTAG
- a CDS encoding DUF7342 family protein produces MTDDEYCDGPPPFERPFEGEDTKQRVYGAVLHARDPMTVAEIAERADCSEESARSHLSFYADLGIVIRHEGRPVRYQRNTDYFEWRRVNGLAQENTVDELQVSVSELTDRIEAYRDEYNADSPAEVNVLEFDAEQVDDVYVDLGDWATAIEERRLHERARRKAAGSTAPSHG; encoded by the coding sequence ATGACAGACGATGAATACTGCGATGGCCCACCCCCGTTCGAGAGGCCCTTCGAGGGAGAAGATACGAAGCAACGCGTGTACGGCGCGGTTCTGCATGCCCGAGATCCGATGACCGTCGCCGAAATTGCCGAGCGGGCAGACTGCTCGGAAGAGTCGGCGCGGTCTCACCTGTCTTTTTACGCCGACCTCGGTATTGTCATTCGCCACGAAGGCCGGCCAGTCCGATACCAGCGTAATACTGACTACTTCGAATGGCGACGAGTGAACGGGCTGGCACAGGAGAATACAGTCGATGAGTTGCAGGTCTCCGTATCAGAATTGACCGATCGAATTGAAGCGTATCGTGACGAATACAACGCTGACTCACCTGCCGAAGTCAACGTCCTCGAATTCGACGCGGAACAGGTTGACGACGTATATGTGGACCTCGGTGACTGGGCCACCGCTATCGAAGAGCGCCGCCTTCACGAACGTGCTCGGAGAAAGGCCGCTGGTTCCACAGCACCGTCACACGGCTAA
- a CDS encoding DUF5786 family protein yields the protein MGFGSYDESEQQQQTADDEDDVEAVNIHENDHDGKLSFESDATTDELVSQLGSMKDSDEE from the coding sequence ATGGGTTTTGGTAGCTACGATGAATCCGAGCAGCAGCAACAAACTGCCGACGACGAGGACGACGTCGAAGCAGTGAACATTCACGAGAACGATCACGACGGGAAATTGTCGTTCGAATCCGACGCGACGACCGACGAACTCGTCTCGCAACTCGGCTCGATGAAAGACAGCGACGAAGAGTAA
- a CDS encoding cation:proton antiporter, which yields MNTPLVINSFDVPLEDPVLVFTIAMAVFLVGPLLVKRLGQPGIVGIVLFGAAIGPGALEVVEHSDAIELLGEVGLIYLLFTVGLELDIQGFKEAPENAALFGLASFFIPFTIGTAATHVILGLDIWAALLLSSVFASHTLLAYPIVNRLGVTKNRAVTAVFGGILFTDTLALVVLAIVTGAVDGGLTVWLFVQVIGSLAILFGSALFVLPPVSRWFFQSFSEESYFEFLFVMVGIFAAASLAELLDLSGILGAFIAGIALNQMIPQGGTLMNRIEFVGNAFFIPFFLLHVGMLVDPSVILDGPETLQITALIVVVMVLGKGAAAWLVAEIQGYTANERNVIFGLSVGQAAAALAITLIGFDAGLFGAEVLNAVVLMLLVTALLSPWVTERAARSVALEREVGDGDDSAKDPNILLPLSHNAELQQRLLELSFILKGEQGGEPVHVMTVIQPNGDRATETEVASVSEDLEGLAAAGSAAEVPIETETRVNHNIASGIVQGAVEVQSNQIIMGWDASSTFRHRIFGSTIDQVLEQTTLPVMISRLGHPINTTKRIFVVVPIGADHHEGFYEAVHSVKRIAASLGAELNVIVVDGSAHQFEQLFSLVEEDVPADFDEISDWSQLMTTLEAETEDDDLVVTISPRRGDVGWHEELEDLPARLSELPPESFITIHPRQGEPEYDRQYLRLK from the coding sequence ATGAACACCCCTCTCGTCATCAATAGCTTCGACGTCCCACTCGAGGACCCAGTACTGGTCTTTACGATCGCCATGGCCGTGTTCCTCGTCGGGCCGTTACTGGTCAAGCGACTCGGTCAGCCGGGAATCGTCGGCATCGTCCTCTTCGGTGCGGCGATTGGCCCGGGTGCACTCGAGGTCGTCGAACACTCGGACGCGATCGAACTCCTCGGCGAGGTTGGTTTGATCTATCTCCTGTTCACGGTTGGACTCGAACTCGACATTCAAGGGTTCAAGGAGGCACCGGAGAACGCGGCGCTGTTCGGCTTGGCGAGTTTCTTCATCCCGTTTACGATCGGGACGGCCGCGACGCACGTTATTCTCGGCCTCGATATCTGGGCGGCACTGTTGCTCTCGTCGGTGTTCGCCTCGCACACGCTGCTCGCGTACCCGATCGTCAATCGATTAGGCGTCACGAAAAACCGCGCCGTCACGGCGGTTTTCGGTGGGATTCTCTTTACGGATACGCTCGCGCTCGTCGTACTCGCGATCGTGACCGGTGCCGTCGACGGCGGCCTCACCGTCTGGTTGTTCGTGCAGGTCATCGGCTCGCTCGCCATCCTCTTTGGGAGCGCATTGTTCGTGTTGCCGCCGGTGTCTCGGTGGTTCTTCCAGAGTTTCAGCGAGGAGAGTTACTTCGAGTTCCTGTTCGTGATGGTCGGCATCTTCGCCGCTGCGAGTCTCGCCGAACTACTCGACCTCTCTGGCATTCTGGGGGCGTTCATCGCCGGGATCGCACTCAATCAGATGATCCCACAGGGTGGCACGCTGATGAACCGAATCGAGTTCGTGGGCAACGCCTTCTTCATTCCGTTCTTCCTCTTGCACGTCGGCATGCTCGTCGATCCGAGCGTGATCCTCGACGGGCCAGAAACGCTGCAGATCACCGCGCTCATCGTCGTCGTGATGGTCCTCGGCAAAGGGGCCGCAGCGTGGCTCGTCGCCGAGATTCAGGGATACACGGCCAACGAGCGCAACGTCATCTTCGGCCTCTCCGTCGGACAGGCCGCCGCCGCACTGGCGATTACGCTCATCGGTTTCGATGCCGGACTCTTCGGTGCCGAAGTGCTCAACGCCGTCGTCCTCATGTTGCTCGTCACGGCGCTCTTGAGTCCGTGGGTGACTGAACGCGCGGCCAGAAGCGTCGCACTCGAGCGAGAGGTCGGCGACGGAGACGACAGCGCGAAAGACCCCAACATCCTGTTGCCGCTGTCACACAACGCCGAGTTACAACAGCGCCTCCTCGAGTTGTCCTTTATCCTCAAGGGCGAGCAGGGCGGTGAACCCGTCCACGTGATGACGGTCATCCAGCCAAACGGCGACCGGGCGACCGAGACGGAAGTCGCCTCCGTCTCCGAGGATCTCGAGGGGCTCGCGGCGGCAGGCAGCGCCGCCGAGGTCCCAATCGAAACCGAGACGCGCGTGAATCACAACATCGCGTCCGGGATCGTCCAGGGAGCGGTCGAGGTGCAGTCGAACCAGATCATCATGGGCTGGGACGCGAGTTCGACGTTCCGCCATCGGATCTTCGGGAGCACGATCGATCAGGTGCTCGAACAGACGACGCTTCCCGTGATGATTTCCCGACTCGGCCACCCGATCAACACGACCAAGCGGATCTTCGTGGTCGTCCCGATCGGGGCCGATCACCACGAAGGGTTCTACGAGGCCGTCCACAGCGTCAAGCGAATCGCCGCGAGCCTCGGGGCGGAGTTGAACGTGATCGTCGTCGACGGCTCGGCCCACCAGTTCGAGCAACTGTTCAGCCTCGTCGAAGAGGACGTGCCGGCGGATTTCGACGAGATATCCGACTGGAGCCAGCTCATGACGACCCTCGAGGCCGAAACCGAAGACGACGACCTGGTCGTGACGATCTCACCCCGTCGCGGCGACGTCGGCTGGCACGAGGAACTCGAGGATCTGCCGGCGCGATTGAGCGAGTTGCCACCGGAGTCGTTTATCACGATTCACCCGCGACAGGGCGAACCGGAGTACGACCGACAGTACCTGCGCCTGAAATAA
- the glmS gene encoding glutamine--fructose-6-phosphate transaminase (isomerizing) — MCGIIGRVGDGNALEPLLTGLENLEYRGYDSAGIAVQNGTGIDVQKRSGKVDELKRSIGDTPIEGEVGIGHTRWSTHGPPTDENAHPHTDETKDVAVVHNGIIENYADLKSELAEYGHTFTSDTDTEVIPHLIQYYLDDGLDNEAAFRRAIDDLEGSYAVTAMLSGEHVLYAARQGSPLVVGIEDGEYFLASDVPAFLEYTDSVVYLEDGDVVIVDDEGATFSDLAGNPVTRESETVEWDPEQAGKGEYDHFMLKEIHEQPTALAQALEGRIDPENARISLGDFEPGTFEDVSSVQFVACGTSYHAALYGSLTLKQAGIQSDALLANEYSVSAPPIDEETLVVAVTQSGETADTLNALRHAAAEGATTVTVTNVVGSTAARAADEALFIRAGPEIGVAATKTFSSQAVMLTLLGQRIVEDQFGEPAVDFETFLPELATMPSALDDILVRSDAEAIANRYEDSQSYFFIGRGLGFPVALEGALKFKEITYEHAEGFASGELKHGPLALVTPETPVFAVFTGEEDEKTLKNASEAQTRGAPLVAVCPEGHRAVDVADAHLEIPETVPDLAGLLANVQLQLVSYYAADALDRPIDKPRNLAKSVTVE, encoded by the coding sequence ATGTGTGGAATAATCGGCCGCGTCGGTGATGGAAACGCTCTCGAGCCGTTGTTAACCGGACTCGAGAATCTCGAATACCGCGGCTACGATTCGGCTGGTATCGCCGTTCAAAATGGTACTGGTATCGACGTCCAGAAGCGTTCGGGAAAGGTGGACGAACTGAAGCGCTCGATCGGTGATACTCCGATCGAAGGCGAGGTCGGCATCGGCCACACTCGCTGGAGTACCCACGGGCCACCGACCGACGAGAACGCCCACCCGCATACGGACGAAACGAAAGACGTGGCGGTCGTTCACAACGGCATCATCGAGAACTACGCCGACCTCAAGTCGGAACTCGCCGAGTACGGCCATACGTTCACGAGCGATACGGACACCGAGGTAATTCCGCACCTCATTCAGTACTACCTCGACGACGGACTCGACAACGAAGCGGCATTTCGACGGGCTATCGACGACCTCGAGGGAAGTTACGCCGTCACGGCCATGCTGTCGGGCGAGCACGTCCTCTACGCCGCCCGACAGGGCTCGCCGCTCGTCGTCGGTATCGAAGACGGCGAGTACTTCCTCGCGAGCGACGTCCCCGCGTTCCTCGAGTACACCGACAGCGTCGTCTACCTCGAGGACGGCGACGTCGTCATCGTCGACGACGAGGGTGCGACCTTTTCTGATCTCGCTGGCAACCCGGTCACTCGAGAGTCCGAAACCGTCGAGTGGGATCCCGAGCAGGCGGGGAAGGGTGAGTACGACCATTTCATGCTCAAGGAGATTCACGAACAGCCAACCGCGTTAGCGCAGGCACTCGAGGGTCGTATCGACCCCGAGAACGCCCGCATCTCGCTCGGCGATTTCGAACCGGGTACGTTCGAGGACGTCTCGAGCGTCCAGTTCGTCGCCTGTGGCACGTCCTACCACGCCGCGTTGTACGGCTCGCTGACGTTGAAACAGGCTGGAATCCAATCCGATGCACTCCTCGCAAACGAGTACAGCGTTTCTGCCCCACCGATCGACGAGGAGACGCTCGTCGTCGCAGTGACGCAGAGCGGCGAAACGGCGGACACGCTGAACGCGCTGCGCCACGCCGCCGCCGAGGGGGCGACCACCGTGACCGTGACGAACGTCGTCGGCTCGACCGCTGCTCGAGCGGCCGACGAGGCGTTGTTCATCCGGGCCGGCCCCGAAATCGGCGTCGCCGCGACGAAGACGTTCTCATCGCAGGCCGTCATGCTCACGCTGCTCGGCCAACGAATCGTGGAGGATCAATTCGGCGAACCCGCAGTCGACTTCGAGACGTTCCTTCCCGAACTCGCGACGATGCCGAGCGCACTCGACGACATCCTCGTTCGCTCGGACGCCGAGGCGATCGCGAACCGATACGAGGACAGCCAGTCGTACTTCTTCATCGGCCGCGGGCTCGGCTTCCCGGTCGCACTCGAGGGGGCGCTCAAGTTCAAGGAGATCACCTACGAGCACGCGGAGGGGTTCGCCTCGGGCGAACTCAAACACGGGCCGCTCGCACTGGTCACGCCGGAAACTCCCGTGTTCGCGGTGTTCACCGGCGAGGAAGACGAAAAGACGCTGAAAAACGCGTCGGAGGCCCAGACCCGCGGGGCTCCCCTCGTCGCCGTCTGTCCGGAGGGCCACCGCGCCGTCGACGTGGCGGACGCCCACCTCGAGATTCCCGAGACGGTTCCGGATCTCGCCGGCTTGCTCGCGAACGTACAACTCCAACTCGTCTCCTACTACGCGGCGGACGCGCTCGACCGGCCGATCGACAAACCGCGTAATCTCGCGAAGAGCGTGACCGTCGAGTGA
- a CDS encoding DUF7563 family protein encodes MSTEPTDAKWTPMMSGQQTTSPRCVNCGNQVTRQFSRVFGDNRDVVHACPDCATYREMKTSDFIPKESR; translated from the coding sequence ATGTCGACGGAACCAACCGACGCGAAGTGGACGCCGATGATGTCTGGCCAACAAACGACCTCCCCACGCTGTGTCAACTGTGGGAACCAGGTCACCCGACAATTTTCCCGCGTGTTCGGCGACAATCGTGACGTGGTCCACGCCTGCCCCGACTGTGCGACGTATCGAGAGATGAAAACGTCCGATTTCATCCCGAAGGAATCCCGATAA